The following are encoded in a window of Mycoplasmopsis bovis PG45 genomic DNA:
- the parE gene encoding DNA topoisomerase IV subunit B: MSNSNYDASSIQQLKGLEAVRKRPGMYIGSTDVNGLHHLIWEIVDNSIDEALAGEANEIAVILKNDGSVVVSDNGRGIPVGKTPSGKSAVELVFTELHAGGKFNEGAYKTSGGLHGVGSSVVNALSNKLKCLVYRDKHIYETIFENGDNIVQKTHIIGSTNKRGTLIQFWPNYEIFKKAKFNFETIAERLRESSFLISNLSIKLLDEQSGKSEEFKYSNGIKAFVEFINDSKTALFNVYSFKTVVNEIEIECGFQYTDGFNETILSFVNNVKTRDGGTHEIGLKSAITKTFNDFALDEKVLKGKNTFDGEDVREGLTVVLSVKIPEKFLEFVSQTKDKLGTPEAKSAVEEAVSKNLKTWITENKQIAKKILDKIKRASDSRESARKARLEARKTKSALKERQILSGKLTPAQTKNVKEKELFLVEGDSAGGSAKSGRDRKFQAILPLRGKVINTEKARLIDILKNEEINTIINAIGAGIGVDFDINKIQYDKVIIMTDADTDGAHIQILLLTFFFRHMRKLIEEGKVYIALPPLFKLSINKAQKKILYAWDEDELKELLQSKMKGAEVQRYKGLGEMNADQLWETTMNPKTRTLIQVRIQDAALAERRVSTLMGDNVDSRKEWINKNVNFTMEDDFEI; the protein is encoded by the coding sequence ATGAGTAATTCTAATTACGATGCAAGTAGTATTCAACAACTAAAAGGTCTAGAAGCAGTTAGAAAAAGACCAGGAATGTATATAGGCTCAACAGATGTTAATGGTTTACATCATTTAATTTGAGAAATTGTAGATAACTCAATTGACGAAGCTTTAGCGGGCGAAGCAAATGAAATTGCGGTAATCTTAAAAAATGATGGCTCTGTTGTTGTTTCTGATAATGGTAGAGGAATTCCTGTTGGCAAAACTCCTAGCGGCAAAAGTGCTGTGGAGTTAGTTTTTACTGAGCTTCATGCGGGTGGAAAATTTAATGAAGGAGCATATAAAACATCTGGTGGTCTCCATGGCGTTGGTTCTTCAGTTGTTAATGCTTTAAGTAATAAACTAAAATGCCTTGTTTATAGGGATAAACATATATATGAAACTATTTTTGAAAACGGAGATAATATTGTTCAAAAAACACATATTATTGGCTCGACAAACAAAAGAGGAACTCTAATTCAGTTTTGACCTAATTACGAAATATTTAAAAAAGCCAAATTTAATTTTGAAACCATAGCAGAAAGACTAAGAGAGAGCAGTTTTTTAATAAGCAATTTATCTATTAAACTACTTGATGAACAAAGTGGCAAAAGTGAAGAATTTAAATATTCAAATGGTATCAAAGCTTTTGTTGAGTTTATTAATGATTCTAAGACTGCACTATTTAATGTTTATTCATTTAAAACAGTAGTTAATGAAATAGAAATTGAATGTGGTTTTCAGTATACAGATGGCTTTAATGAAACAATACTTTCATTTGTAAATAATGTAAAAACCAGAGATGGCGGCACTCATGAAATTGGACTTAAGTCAGCCATTACTAAGACATTTAACGATTTTGCTTTAGATGAAAAAGTATTAAAAGGTAAAAATACATTTGATGGAGAAGATGTCAGAGAGGGCTTAACAGTAGTATTATCAGTTAAAATACCTGAAAAATTCTTAGAGTTTGTTAGCCAAACTAAAGATAAGTTAGGTACTCCTGAAGCTAAAAGTGCAGTAGAAGAAGCAGTAAGTAAAAATTTAAAAACTTGAATAACTGAAAATAAACAAATTGCTAAAAAAATCTTAGACAAAATTAAAAGAGCATCAGATTCTCGTGAATCAGCTAGAAAGGCTAGATTAGAAGCTAGAAAAACCAAAAGTGCTCTTAAAGAAAGACAAATTTTAAGTGGAAAACTTACGCCAGCACAGACTAAAAATGTAAAAGAAAAAGAATTATTTTTAGTTGAAGGAGATTCAGCTGGTGGTTCAGCTAAATCAGGCAGAGATAGAAAATTTCAAGCAATTTTACCCCTTAGAGGTAAAGTTATAAATACTGAAAAAGCTAGATTAATTGACATATTAAAAAATGAAGAAATAAACACAATAATTAATGCAATAGGCGCTGGAATTGGTGTTGATTTTGATATCAACAAAATTCAGTATGATAAAGTTATAATTATGACTGATGCTGACACTGATGGCGCACATATTCAAATATTGCTTTTAACATTTTTCTTTAGACATATGCGTAAGTTAATTGAAGAAGGCAAAGTGTATATTGCGCTTCCTCCGCTATTTAAATTGTCTATAAACAAGGCACAAAAGAAAATTTTATATGCTTGAGATGAAGATGAATTGAAAGAACTTTTGCAGAGCAAAATGAAAGGTGCTGAAGTTCAGAGATACAAAGGCTTAGGCGAAATGAATGCTGATCAATTATGAGAAACAACTATGAATCCTAAAACTAGAACATTAATTCAAGTAAGGATTCAAGATGCTGCTTTAGCTGAAAGAAGAGTTTCAACACTAATGGGCGATAATGTTGATTCTAGAAAAGAATGAATTAACAAAAATGTCAATTTCACAATGGAAGATGACTTTGAAATATAG